Part of the Triticum aestivum cultivar Chinese Spring chromosome 4D, IWGSC CS RefSeq v2.1, whole genome shotgun sequence genome is shown below.
CGGGACAATCATCGTTACAAAAAGTAAGTGGCGGTGGCTCAGTAGAAATAATGTCTACCACGTCCTATCCCCATCCCCGGTGGTGCGAATAGCGTCGTTGGATGATATGTGGAGGTGTATCTCCATCGGATTTCGtgggattcggtcggtgctggtTTTCGGTGGATTTATTTAGATCTAGTTCGTCTTCTTTCGCGTGGTTACAGATTTGATCTTCTCGATGTACAACtctcttcatcggcgatggttcCTATTCTGGTGCACTGGTCCATTAAGGCCTTAGCACGATCACTTCtcgattgtctactacaacaaggttttccGGCTCCAATGAGGGAGGCGCAATGATGGTGGCACACGTTCGGCTAGCTCCAGTGTcgatagtcgtcgctaggtggtaatttttattatttttagggTTCTCTATACTGCCATgattgatgaatagattgaaaatttATCTCGCAAAAAAAAAGTTAGTGGCACGAATGACAAACCGAGGTTTTTTCACCTCTCATTCTGTAGTTCACGCTCTTCGGCATTTCTTTTATCGTCCTACGTGGAGTACCATCTTGCGGttctctgacacacacacacatacacacacaaaacTGTTCACAGGATAGGCAAATTTGAGTTTTGAATCATCTAAAAACGGTCAGTTTACTCTGTTCTACTATAGTCGTTGATGCTGGTTTTCCCACTCCAACTAGTACAAGTCAGAGAACTACCCTGAAGAACATGCTAAGATGCCGTTTGAACAACATGCTAGAGCAGAGTAGCTTGTAAGAATTATACTGAAACTGAATTTGTAGCCCGGCTGAGAAGGGAAATACACATCCACCAGAGGAGGATATAAAGTAACAAATGAAAGAATTTTATATTCATAATAATCTCGTATCAAGATTACATCGCAATGTCGTGTGTAATCTTTCCTCCGTCTATAACGAAGAAATCTCAGAAAGAATGAAATTGTATAGACAACAGCGAACAGAGTCCCCCCGCTAAAAAAATCGTCGATCCATCTAGAACACGATGGCGGCGGCGACCGCTCCGACGACTGCGACGAAGCTGGCGGCCGATGAGTAAACGGCGGAGCTCGCGGGGGTGCCGGTGGGGGCGCCGATGGGTGCGCCGGTGGGTGTGGCAGAGACCGCGGACGGCGTCATCGCGGAGGGAGCGTCggtggtcggggcagggggagATGCCATCGGGGACGGCGACGCGGCGGTTGGAGGGGTGGCGACCGGCGCGGGGGCGGTGGCCGGGGACCTCGCCGGTGGCGCCGGAAGCGGGGCCATCCGGGGCGCCGGCATGGGGCCCTGCgcggcggcgccgacggcgaggagggcgaggatggcggcgacgacggcgaagcGAGCCATCCGGTTCTTGTCGACGGTGAAAGCCTTGCCCGAGACTTGGAGAGGAGAGGGGATGATGGCAAGCGAATGCTTTGGATCTGCGTGCAGTAGTGCTTGAGGCTTGTGAGCTGCGAGTTGTGAATTGGGGTGGAGGGAGGAGGCGCGGTTTTATAGCGGGAAGGGGATTTTTCTAAATGTCGGTTGAGGTGGGCAACAGCTGTAACGTTCGGGTCTCAGGCTGCCGCGGGCCCGTGTATCACTGTCGCCAACGGCATCGATGCGGGAGACCAGTCTGTCAGCGAGACAGGTGGGGTGTCTTCGCGTCGCGGCGCCGCAAAGGGTTTGATTCCTTCTCGCAGCGGCACCGCGTCCTGGGATTACGGGGGCTAATCAGTTAATCACTAATCACGAGGTCGTCTAACGACTAGTTTCGACGAACGTGGTGGATCCTGAACGCGTCAGGATTCCATCCAGCTACTTTTTTCTACGGAGACTTTGCGTTACCTGCTGCATTACGCGTGTTTTATAGTGGCAAGTCACAAGTGGTGTAGAATTTTGACTTGATATGAGTAAGCCAACTAACAAATCAAGGGGTAAGCACGCAATGCACGACTCGTTAGCGCTAAACCTAAATAGGTTTACCATTTATGTTAACCGACTATAGTTGGCGTAGTGGTTCCAAGATGGGAAAACggcatttattttgttttattctcGCGAAAAAAGTTCCTATCTATTAATCAACTGTCAAGATCAAGATAGGAAAACATCATTAACTATCAAATTTCTCCATCTAAACAAATCACTCAAGTAGTCAAGTGGGTATGGACCAAACGCTCGTCTTTCTTCTCAATCCACCTCTCGTTTCTGGCACAGGGTCCCTTCGGTGATGATTATGTGTGGATTGTTAGTTTTGCTTGTAGCCTTTGTTTCCTGTTTCGATTTTGTTTCCCTTTTTCATACCCAGTCAGGGGCGGATCCAGAATAAAAATGTTCCGGTGTCCACATGCACATCATATATATAGGAATGGACACCAagcaataatatatatatatatatatatacaacacaAATTTTATGGCAACGAGATTTCTTACCAAAATTATATGGAGCTGGAGGATCATCCGGTTCATGTGATGGGCTGGCTATATCATCTTGTGCCGAGGTCTTCATATTTTTAAGAAACCTTTCCATAAATTCTCCCGTGATTAATTATTATTGTATTAGCAAAAATGTACGACTTACATTATTTGTGTTTGCATATGCAAAGAAACAATAAACAAAACATATTGATTGAATGATACGATTAGGCACTTAAACTTACTCCACATTGTGCTTCACTGCTGTCACAGAAATAATCCTCCCCTAATTAGATATGAATAGCAGCAAATTGTTCCCAATTGTAATAGCTTCAAATTTTAAGACCCTAGCCATACAATTAGAAAAATTGAAATTCCTACACACAGTTGACTAGTTGAGATTTCAGATTTGAGAGAGATCGACATTTATCAAGTGCTGAGATGAGAGTTGAGACGTGCCTCAAATTTCCAACAATCCCTGAGTGGGGCGAGGGTAGAGATGACCGGCTAGCGATGCTTGAACAATGGCGACTGGGCGGACCGGCGGCTGGCCGAGCGACGGAGAAGGGCCGAGAGCGGCGGCGCTGTGAGGGTTGAGGCGCCGAGCGGACGAGCAACCGAACAGGCGCACGAACAGGCGCACGTACAGGTATACAGCCGTATTGGGGATCGATAGCTTTTTTTTTTGGCAACATGCGCACGTACTGACGTACAGGACCAGGGATCGATTAATCTATAGCTGGGCTGGCGGGTGTCCAGGTCCAAAAATTACCGGTGTCCAGCCCAAAAACTTGGACTATGTACTATAAGCTAAGCACGTATTTTACCCGGTGCCAGTGACACCGGGTGAGATAACGTAGCTCCGCCCCTGTAACCTAGTATTTGGACCTTGCAGCGAATCGATCTTTGTGATTTCATATAAGTAGAACCAGGAGGGGGGACCTTCGTGATGTTCTAAAAAATCTACGTTACATTCGGTCGTTTCGGACCATCATATCAAGCTCAATTCACCTAACTCACTCGTTCTTCTCTCCAATTTTCTCTCATGCGTGCAACGAAGCCTCATTTCATTAACCTTCTTTATGTGGCCCTTCATTATAATAAGAGAAGTTTTGGTGATCTTGAAGACTCCACTTCCACGGTTCCACCTGAATACATGTACCATCTGTTATTATCAAGGGCACTTAGCGAGGTGCCATATATGTATGTAGTCTATATTTTCTCACTTCTGTGTGAGTGGCGATCGACATCTTACACAATGGTAACAGATCTGTCTTTATGGACAATGAGCAAAATTGACGAGGAAGCTTGCCCATCCAGATAATTATGGCACTTCGCGAGAAGGTAATCAATCTGGACAATGGAACCAACCCCGACAAGTCAATGTGGTAGTTTTttccaaaacaaaaaaaaagagtcaGTATGGTAGTTGGCGAGGCAATTGACCTGAATGACAAGCATGAACACATGGAACCATGCACATTGTTGGGGTTGTCATCTTCTAGTCGGGTGTGCCAGGCTAATGGGTTGGTGGCATCGAACGACATTTGCCACCAGTTCCTTTTTCCACAAAATGGCATGAACACTATCTTTAAGTAAGAGACTGCGAGCATATTAACATGGTATGCCCTTTTCAGTACGGAGCAAAGTTCTGGAAAAAACCTTTTTTTTCGACGGGCAATCAAAGGACATTCTAGGTACTCTACCATTTTCCGTTATCATTGCATTGAATGACCAACCCTAAGTTTGCAACGCAAAAGGCATGTTTTGGCCTTTCACGAACATCAACTTCATACTGCATACCCGCACCAGACCGGGATGAAAAACCCAAAACCTAGCATGAGTGGTTGGATCTGGAGACGATGACACTTGTGCATGTTATCAACGATTCCGGTTGAAGTTTTGTTGCCCGTGGTTGCCAACGATGGTGGTCAATGTGGATATTCTATTGCCTGGAGTTGCCAACGATGATGGTTGGAGATTTTGCTACTGAATGATGTTAATTGCTTTGATACGATTTCAAGGGTCATGTGACTTTTTTAGTATATACTTCCAGTAGTGACCAAAACGCACTTATATTTTTTACGAAGGGGGTAGTTTGGTTGTGCTCAGTGTCTAATGTAGCTCTTCTTCGAATTGTGTTAATCTGGAGCCTTGGTGCATTTTGATTTTAGTATACTGATTTGTAACAAAAGAGTATTTTATAAAGAAATCAATTATTTAATTTTAGAACACTGATTGGAGATGTAACGTAAGAGAATGAGCCAAATTAATGTCTGGTAAGGTAACGAATAAACGAATTTGTATTCATAATAATCTCATGCATCCGTAACAAGATTACATCGCATGGTCCAGCAAAGAATCATGGAAATAATCTCTCCAGTATAAACACGCGAAAACAGAGCACCGAGAGCAGAGTCTCGCTCCGTCTAGAACACGATGGCGGCGGCGACCGCGCCGGCGACGGCGAGGAAGCTGACGGAGGAGGTGTACACGGCGGAGCTGGCGGGGGTGCCACTGGGTGCGCCGGCAGGTGCGCCCTCGGGTGTGGCGGAGACCGCGGACGGGGTCATCGCGGAGGGAGCGTCGGTCGGGGCGTCGGTGGGAGGCGCGGGGGGAGAGGCCATCGGGGACGGCGACGCGGCGGTGGGCGGCGTGGCGACCGGCGCAGGGGCGGTGGCCGGGGACCTCGCAGGCGGTGCGGGGAGAGGCGCCGCACCGGGGGCCTGTGCGGCGGCGGTGACGGCCAGGAGCGccacgatggcggcgacgacggcgaagcGGGCCATCAGGTTGGCGCAGGCGGTGATCGGTGGAAGACTTTGGCTAGGATTGCAGAGCAGGAGGTAATGTTTTAGGCTCTGCGTAGAAGATGTGTGAGGAAGCTGCGAGTTGTGTGTGCTGGTAGCGAGGGGATTGGCAGCTACTTATAGCAGGAGGGACGCGTATTCTGCCCGTTAACCACGGCTGTCTCGGGCTGTAACGTTCGAATCTCGCGAGATCCCGCGCGGCATCAACGCGGACGCTGTCAATGGACTGTACAGCAACGACGCGTGAGACCAGACTGTCGCCGTGCTGCCATTTTCATGCCCGCCACCTCTCTTCCCGGAGAGGCGCCGCGCCAGCCAAGTTGACCCTTGGCACCGTGTCGCGGCGAGACAGGGTAACGACTAGTTCGACCCATCTACTCCTTCGCTCTGCGATCACTCAAAACGACCTCAGCTCAAAAAAGAAAGTGTTCGCGATCTCCAACACTAGGTTTTTTTTTTTGACAACACTACGTATTTGATGATTCGTAGGGTAGTCGTGTAGCTAGCGTTTTGTGAGCTTTCCAATTTCTTTGCTGGAATgctggtggtgttgcaagtttattatTACTAGCTGGTTATTACTGCCTCTACTGGGAAAATATATAATGGGAACAAAAAAGACAATGTTGTTGTGCTTTGGTTATTCGGCTCTGGTTTCCACCAACGAAAGTTGGCTAGTTTCCGACTTGTTGGGGAGCATATGGAACCCTATGTGGCTGGAAATGGGGCGTTCTGCCGGTCCCCTCCGACATTTTCTTCTCTGATGTGGCAATTTGTTGTGTAGATCGTGGCCGCCGGCCTATTCTCGTCTACATCGACGACTTCTTGCACATTGCTTCTATAAGCTCTTGGGTTCAAACAAGTTTGCTCTGCTAAGACGGAGGTACAAAGACGGCAACAAGCTTTGCTCACAGTGTGTCATCGGAGGATGCAGGAGGAAAAAGATTGTGATGCAATTTTTTTAATTTCTCCAAGAATGTTTATGTAAGACGGAGGGACAAAGATGCAACAAGCTTTGCTCACAGTGTGTCATCGGAGGTACAAAGAAGGATTTGTGCTACTTAATATATaacattttttgcaaaaaaaaatacacAATAGGAACATGAAATAAATATGTGAATTGTTTACAATATTTAGAAAGGACGAAAAAACACTAGACAGTCCAAGAAACATATGTGGTGAAAACACAAAGAAGAGAAAAATAAAGGAAGAAACAAAGGAGTGCACATAATTATAGTGATTTCTCCGTTTCGATGTCTGTATTGGAGGGCTTCGTGTCGAATTGGCCGGAATACCAATTCAACAAGAAAACTAAATGCCATGAATACGAATTCGCTTGTTTGATTGTCCACTGGGTTGTATCGGGGAATCCAAGTGAGTTTTCAATACCAAATATTGTTTGGATGACAAACTATGGAATGGCATAGTTGCATGGATTATGTGCCTTGGATATTCGATTTTACCGTTTGATTTCGTTCAGGTGTGAAAGAAGTCGGCGAATAGTATTGGAACCCATGGGTTTGCGCACCCATGCTAAGGATATAGTCGCTCAGCCTACCGCTAACGCGCCTACCATCATCGTCACGCCAGGTCATGCGCACGTCGTCATCGTGAAGTTGCTCAACTGCCCCCTCGTTGCCGATGCGCTTCAACCCGCACGACACTTGACAATCACTCTCGGCGCTGGCGTCGTTCGAGGCACATGAACAGTCCTCCTCCATCTTGTGGTCGCCGCCTCTTATCCACTCGTTGCAGAAGCGGTATGTTTTGCATGAGTTGAGGATAGAGGATAATTTCAGAGGAATACAAGAGTGTGGGGGTTCTGATTTGTTTCATGAAGGTGCTACTGTTGCTCAATATTCGTTGGTATTGAGATTAGATTCCATTTCTCAATTCAAAAGTCATCCAAACAGCTGTATTGAAAAGGCCCAATACCAATTCCGAATCCAGGGCTTCAATACATATATCCAAATGGggtgttagagcaactctagctgATACTATAAAATTGTGTACCGTAAAATGGATTTAAGGTATACCTTAAAACATTTTTACAGTATAGAGCGGGTACCGGTAGAACATGTATTGTAAAAAACCGTTTCAGGTCAGATGTGGAGCTCACGCAGTATTCGCTGAATTTACAGTAGGGTCTTGAAAAATAGCACAAAGCATcctaaaaatagaaaataaatgacAATTGGGCCCCGGAGGGAAGGAGAGCCGAATTACCTAGTCGCTCAGGTCGCAGCCGGCGGTAGCCCTGGCACGCCGTCACTGACGCCATCCATCGGCTGGACAGGCCGGGCGTGGAGCTCTAGAGGCGTCGAAGGAATACGCGTGTCGCCGCCAATGCAGCCCGACCTCAAGATGGACGTCGGTTGCCTCCAGCAGCTTGATGGCGACGCACGGGAGGTGGGGGTCGACCAGCAAGATTGGTGTCGGCAGAGGCGCAAGTGGCGACTCAAACTTCACCCCCGCCAAGCCCGCGCGGGTATTGTCTATGCACAAAAAGAGGCTGTCAATACTCTAGATGTGATGCACTAAAAGAGCCCGCGCGGAAGGCTGGTGCTGCTGAAAACAAGGCTCACCTCCCTTGCAGTATATATGATGACGATACACAAGTTGCCCACGTGGGTGTTAAAGCGCATGATTGAAATCTGCCGCTCTTGGCTGTGGAATGGCGACAATTTGAGTAACAACGGCGGAAAACGTCGGGTAGCTTGGAACTTGATCTGCCGCCCCAAGCATCTTGGTGGCTTGGGCGTTCTTGATCTGACTAAATTTGGTAGAGCTCTGAGACTTCGATGGCTATGGATGGCTTGGCAACGGCCGCCTTGGCCGTGGGCTGGCACTCCTCTGCCTTGCTCCAACGAGGAAAGACAGCTCTCTGCAATGGCCACGGAAATAACAATTGGGGACGGCAAAAGGGCCAACTTCTGGCATGATCGTTGGCTGCAAGGATCCTGCCCAAAGACGATTGCTCCATCACTATTCGCGATTTCAACACGGAAAAACTGTTCGGTCTGTGAGGCGCTGAAGGATGAAACGTGGCTACATGACCTTGCCCGGGGCCTTTCCGAACACATGGTCCCTGAGCTCACCGACCTAGCTGCTAGAATTTCCCATGTGGTGCTCCTAGAGGACCAACCGGACATCATCACCTGGAGGTTTGCGAATGACCACGAGTACAGCGCTCGCTCAGCCTATCGACTGCAGTTCGAAGGGTCCATCACTATGGATGGATacaaattgatttggtccagttgGGCCCCTGGCAAATGCCGCTTCTTCATCTGGACGGTCATGCTTGGTAGGATCTTGATGGCCGACGCGCTCTTGCGGCGCGGATGGGAGAATGATTACTTTTGTCCTCTTTGTGAGCGCAATCTGGAAACACCATCTCACTTGTTCATTGAATGTCCATGGTCGAGGGTTGTTTGGGATTCCTTCGCCTTGCTAGCGGAGATGCCTGCCCTCACTCCGGCGGCTTGGACGGGACAGTCTACCTTCTCGACCTGGATGCAGAGGTGCTATGACACCATGGTGAAGGTAAAACAAAAAGGGCTTATGTCATTAATACACTTGATCACTTAGGAAATTTGGCGGGAAAGAAATAGGAGGGTCTTCCAAAAGGAGTTCTTGTCTACGGAGGGTTTTACCCGTAAGCTTAGGGATGAAATCAGGCTATGGAACTTGGCCGGTGCTGGGATTCCTTTTGATCCCAGCTGAGTGTTCCTTTTTTTATCTTCTTTTTACCGCCTTGCCTCTTGGCTGGCGTTTAACCCAGTTGGGTTGTCTCTGTTAACCCCTTCTGATCAATGAATTTGGCAAGCTTTGCCGACATTCAAAAAAAAAATACTCTATATGTGAGGTGCGGGCTCCCTTTTTCAGTTTATTGCAACAACAAAAAGTTGAGTATGACCAAATTTACGGTATCTGATCGGGTCTTTTGTTACCTCCGAAACGCTAAAACAATAGTTACTATTGAGTACGAGCCCTTTCACGGTATTAGCGAGAGTTGCTCTTAAGTTTTAGAGAAATATTTACCAGTAACGCCCTCCAAGCATGCCCAATAGCGATTTAAACGTGTTAATATTTTTTACAGAGGCACGTGATAACTCGACATTCACAATTCAAAAACATGCTTGCAAAATTGTTCTTTTTTCAGATGCTCTGTTTTTGCATCCTTGTTGATCGCAACAAGTTTCACTCCAAGAGATCTAAATAATATTTCGCTACAAATACGTGCAAAGTGCGTAAGCAAAATCCAACTTGCGTCTTCATCGAACCGCCTTTTTCTCTCAGCGACGCATCATCCTAACCTCAAAAAGGGAAGAAACGCGGAGAAAAGTAAAGTTACTATGCTGCATCTCATGCTACAACGTGACCACGCCTACATTTTACATACACGGAAAGCGAATATTCATCTCGTGAAGAACACGCTACACACGTCGCATTTGACGACACTGACTGAAAAGTTTCTCGACTTGGAAAGCAGAGCCCATGGAAGGAGATAATGTAACAAATGAAAGAATTCTATTAATAATGACCTCGAGCATACAGTATGTAGCAAGATAACATGGCAATGTCATGTCATGTCACTCTCTCCGCAGCCTCTAAAAAATGAATCTCGTTGTATAAACAACAGTACTACTAATGAAAACAGAGTGGCACTCCCGCGGCGGTCGAGCGAGGACCGCTGCATCTAGAAcatgacggcggcggcgacggcaccgGCGACGGCGACGAAGCTGACGGAGGAGGCGTAGACGGCGGAGCTGGCGGGGGTGGTGCCGCTGGGCGCGCCGGCAGGTGCGCCCGCGGGTGCTCCGGCGACCGCGGAAGGCGTCATCGCGGAAGGAGCGCCGGTGGGGGCGTCGGTGGGCGGGGCCGGGGGAGAGGCCATCGGGGACGGCGCGGATGCGGTCGGGGGCGACCTCGTCGGGGGCGCCGGCAGCGGGGCCATCTTGGGCGCCGGCATGGGACcctgcgcggcggcggcgatggccaggagggcgacgatggcggcgaccacGGCGAAGCGAGCCATTTGGTTGGTGCTGGTGGGCGGAAGGAAAGCTGGCTGAGCTTCGCAGACGACGGACGGAGTGCTCTGGCCGGCTCTCTGTGTAGAAGCTGTGGGAGGGAGAGGTGTGCTGCGCTGCGAGTTGTGAGTTGGAGCGGGGGAGAGGCCgccatttatagcgggagaagcAAGGGTTTAGCCGATGGCGCGTCATTAGCGGGGTCGCTGTCACGCGGCGTCGTGCGAGACACTCTGCGACGAGACCAGGCTGCCTGTGAGCGCAGGGTTACCGTTAGCGGCGCTGGCCATGTCGACAGCGGCACCGCGTCGCGGGGTCCAACGGCTAGCTCGGGGGCCACGTGGTTTGTTGGATCGCCAACGGACGCGGTGGATCCATCCGGGACTTCCCGTTGGGATCGACGTGACGTGATCCTTTGGGCGGTGGGCCGGCCGGACGGGCGCCGACTAGCCGTTGTGGTAGGTTCCGTCGTTCAACGGCCGGGAGGAGGTGCTGTCCAGGCAGATGGCACGACAGAAATATGAATAGAAATTATACGTGGTCCAGTCTCGGGCGGCGCGATGATTCGCGAATATTGTGGCCATGTGATCGACCGTTTGTTTGTCTGGAAAACGTCATGTGAACGGTCGTACTGTTCGCAGCATATACGGCTGGACCGCGTTCGCACGGTGACTGGCCGAGTAAATAAACTACACTATAGTAACTCATTTACAGTACTGCACACGACGATGTTGAACCGGACCGGGCTACGGCCTCTGCTTCCGCTGGGATCATCCTTGCATTATTACCGTTGCGGAGGAGAGCGTTTGTTTCGGTGTTTGGGTATGTCCACGACAGACAGTAGTGGACAGTGCCAATCGCCGTGGGGGGACGAACCGTGAGAGCAAACAAACTTTGGAACGGCCTGGCTCCGGCTGGAAAGCTGGGCGTGCGAGGTCGACATGAGCTGTATGAAGCGAGGGGCCTCGCGGGAGCCAGCAATGGGCTGTCGATACATCGGCAAGGGAGGTGCATCCATCCAGGTACCAAGTTTACAACTAGAAGCAACCACATTTTGTATGCATGCACCTACACCCGTGTCGTTTGTTCGTCCGTGCGCACCCGCGCAGCTAGCTGGAGGCTGGAGCGGGCACACCGTTGCTCAAAGTACGGCGTGGCGGCAACACTTGCCGCGGCcgtttaggcctcctttggttcataggatatgaaaatcataggaatagAAAAGTCATAGGAAATAGAAAAAGAGTGAACGGCGACAGTGCGGACGAGCTCGCGTGCTCCTGCTAGTTGCGTACTTTATTTTATATATATGCGCGTATGGATACAGCGAGAGTACGGACGTCCAATAACGACGCGCGGAGACGGAGCCGTAGGAAATGACGCGGGAAATGACGCGTACATATCGGTCCAGGATTATCATGTTCCGTTGGTACAGGTGCGTTGATACTGTACATAACAACGTCCGTCCGGTGCATCCGTGCGCCGAATGGATGAGTCTGGCCCGCGATGTGGGACCATTGTCACCCGACCGACACTGAAAGGTAAAAGCAAATATGTCGTCTCTCTTGGGACGCCGCCTAAGGCGTGGAGCTCATGGCGATGGAGATGGCGACCGCGGAAGGCGATGGAATCAAGTTGTCAGATCCAGTCGATAGGTAAACTTTGGCAACCCTATTTTCTGATATCTGCCTGATCTGGCCGGCGTAGATGCGCCGCTGCATGGTGCAAGCCAAGCTTTAGTATGCGCCACGGGCGTAGCGGCGGCGGTTCATCCACATTTTTTGTCAAAGCTGCCATTATTGGCATTtgattcttctttttctttttgggtatGAGGTGTTGCTTGCCCCGACAATGCTATGTGTTGGTGTTCGTAACTTTTGAATACAAAGTGGGGTTTCGAAAAAGGAGACTtaacttgttccacattctactTTTAGTCGAAGAGCATACTTGAAAATCAAAAAGAATGGTGGAGCACTCACGTTTGACTCGTTGAAAAATGAATCGGGAGTTATTTTTTCCTGGAAACAGTTGGTGAATTAATTAAATTTTATCTTGCAGTCGGAAACATGTTACCTCTTTATTGTCATGGAAGTTTGTATGTATTTTTTCGATGCGTCCGATAGAAAAAAAAATTGACTTTTTTCCCCAGTTGGAAAAAGACACCAACAACACGTCACCAATTTTGCATGaatgagagcaactagttaacaagCGCTTCTTCGGgcgcctcgcaacgatcagcgccagttggcgcgctctcagccattcgccacgcgTTGCGCTCTGGGCTCTCCCTCtagattttgtttttattttatttttccgcacgcgatTTCGGCTTTTTAACGGGTTTTTTTCCggtttttttcgacgttttggtttttcaccggtcatccttagcttttcgatcaaaaaatatttgaaaaaaaatatatttttgcgcgaaaaaacgttttttttctttcgcgagagtcacggttttgcttccgcgagaggcacggttttgctttcacgagagtcacggacgtgcctctcgaaaacaaaaaaacgagttttatgtttttttcctttcgcgagagtcacggttttgcttccacgagaggcacagttatgctttagcgagagtcacggccgtgcctctcggaaacgataaaaacgtgttttctgtttttttcctttcgcgagagtcacggttttgcttccgcgagaggcacggttgtgctttcgcgagagtcacggccgtgcctctcggaaacggagaaaacgcgtttttttttctttcgcgagaggcacagttgtgttTTCGCGGGAGTCATAGCCATGCCTCCTGGGAAACAAAAAAAAACNNNNNNNNNNNNNNNNNNNNNNNNNNNNNNNNNNNNNNNNNNNNNNNNNNNNNNNNNNNNNNNNNNNNNNNNNNNNNNNNNNNNNNNNNNNNNNNNNNNNNNNNNNNNNNNNNNNNNNNNNNNNNNNNNNNNNNNNNNNNNNNNNNNNNNNNNNNNNNNNNNNNNNNNNNNNNNNNNNNNNNNNNNNNNNNNNNNNNNNNNNNNNNNNNNNNNNNNNNNNNNNNNNNNNNNNNNNNNNNNNNNNNNNNNNNNNNNNNNNNNNNNNNNNNNNNNNNNNNNNNNNNNNNNNNNNNNNNNNNNNNNNNNNNNNNNNNNNNNNNNNNNNNNNNNNNNNNNNNNNNNNNNNNNNNNNNNNNNNNNNNNNNNNNNNNNNNNNNNNNNNNNNNNNNNNNNNNNNNNNNN
Proteins encoded:
- the LOC123100379 gene encoding classical arabinogalactan protein 5, which translates into the protein MARFAVVAAIVALLAIAAAAQGPMPAPKMAPLPAPPTRSPPTASAPSPMASPPAPPTDAPTGAPSAMTPSAVAGAPAGAPAGAPSGTTPASSAVYASSVSFVAVAGAVAAAVMF
- the LOC123100377 gene encoding classical arabinogalactan protein 4 — encoded protein: MARFAVVAAIVALLAVTAAAQAPGAAPLPAPPARSPATAPAPVATPPTAASPSPMASPPAPPTDAPTDAPSAMTPSAVSATPEGAPAGAPSGTPASSAVYTSSVSFLAVAGAVAAAIVF
- the LOC123098722 gene encoding arabinogalactan protein 1; translated protein: MARFAVVAAILALLAVGAAAQGPMPAPRMAPLPAPPARSPATAPAPVATPPTAASPSPMASPPAPTTDAPSAMTPSAVSATPTGAPIGAPTGTPASSAVYSSAASFVAVVGAVAAAIVF